A single Equus asinus isolate D_3611 breed Donkey chromosome 21, EquAss-T2T_v2, whole genome shotgun sequence DNA region contains:
- the MST1 gene encoding hepatocyte growth factor-like protein isoform X6, which translates to MRPWWVTVQPPARRMGWLPLLLLLTQCSGAPGQRSPLNDFQVLRGMELQHLLHAVGPRPWQEDVADAEECAGRCGPLLDCRAFHYNVSSHGCQLLPWTQHSPHTRLQRSGRCDLFQKKDYVRTCIMDNGVKYRGTVAITTAGLPCQRWSHRFPNDHKYTPTLRNGLEENFCRNPDGDPGGPWCYTTDPAVRFQSCGIKSCREAACVWCNGEDYRGAVDRTESGRECQRWDLQHPHAHPFEPGKFLDKDLDDNYCRNPDGSERPWCYTTDPQTEREFCDLPLCGSETQPRHEATTLDCFRGKGEGYRGTANTTAAGVPCQRWDAQNPHQHRFLPEKYACKDLRENFCRNPDGSEAPWCFTSRPGMRVAFCYQIRRCADDVRPEGSRPPLPRTPNWRRTSAGTRTGIAMDPGATLLTRGLHSTTVHCGAAMMTNHRPSWSPQNPQPGEPDLQQVPVAKMVCGPSGSQLVLLKLERPVTLNQHVALICLPPARHVIPPGTKCEIAGWSETKGTGDNAVLNVASLNVISNQECNVKHRGRVHESEMCTEGLLAPVGACEGDYGGPLACFTHDCWVLEGIIIPNQVCARPRWPAIFMRVSVFVDWIHKVMRLG; encoded by the exons ATGAGGCCTTGGTGGGTCACAGTGCAGCCTCCGGCCAGGAGAATGGGGTGGCTCCCACTACTGCTGCTTCTGACCCAGTGCTCAGGGGCCCCTG GGCAGCGCTCGCCCTTGAATGACTTCCAGGTGCTCCGGGGTATGGAGCTGCAACACCTGCTACATGCAGTGGGGCCCAGGCCTTGGCAAGAGGACGTGGCAGATGCTGAGGAGTGTGCAGGGCGTTGTGGGCCCCTACTGGACTGCAG GGCTTTCCACTACAACGTGAGCAGCCATGGTTGCCAACTGCTGCCATGGACTCAGCACTCACCCCATACACGGCTGCAGCGTTCTGGGCGCTGCGATCTCTTCCAAAAGAAAG ACTATGTGCGGACCTGCATCATGGACAATGGTGTCAAGTATCGGGGCACTGTGGCCATCACCACGGCTGGCCTACCCTGCCAGCGCTGGAGCCACAGGTTCCCCAATGATCACAA GTACACACCCACACTCCGAAATGGCTTGGAGGAGAACTTCTGCCGCAACCCTGACGGGGACCCGGGAGGTCCCTGGTGCTACACGACAGACCCTGCCGTGCGCTTCCAGAGCTGCGGCATCAAGTCGTGCCGGGAGG CTGCTTGCGTTTGGTGCAATGGCGAGGATTACCGCGGCGCAGTGGACCGCACCGAGTCAGGACGCGAGTGTCAGCGTTGGGACCTGCAGCACCCGCACGCGCACCCCTTTGAGCCGGGCAA GTTCCTTGACAAAGATCTGGACGACAACTATTGTCGGAATCCGGACGGCTCGGAGCGGCCGTGGTGCTATACCACAGACCCGCAGACGGAGCGAGAGTTCTGCGACCTCCCCCTCTGCG GGTCCGAGACACAGCCACGCCACGAAGCCACGACCCTTGACTGCTTCCGCGGGAAGGGCGAGGGCTATCGGGGCACGGCCAACACTACCGCCGCGGGCGTGCCCTGCCAGCGTTGGGACGCGCAGAACCCGCATCAGCATCGCTTTTTGCCGGAGAAATACGCGTGCAA GGACCTTCGGGAGAACTTCTGCCGGAACCCCGACGGCTCGGAGGCGCCCTGGTGCTTCACATCACGGCCTGGCATGCGCGTGGCCTTCTGCTACCAGATCCGGCGCTGCGCCGACGACGTGCGGCCCGAGG GTTCACGCCCACCTCTGCCCCGCACGCCCAACTGGAGGAGAACTTCTGCCGGAACCCGGACAGGGATAGCCATGGACCCTGGTGCTACACTACTGACCCGGGGACTCCATTCGACTACTGTGCACTGCGGCGCTGCG ATGATGACAAACCACCGTCCATCTTGGAGCCCCCAG AACCCGCAGCCTGGGGAGCCAGACCTGCAGCAGGTCCCAGTGGCCAAGATGGTGTGTGGGCCCTCAGGCTCCCAACTTGTTCTGCTTAAGCTGGAGAG ACCTGTGACCCTGAACCAGCACGTGGCCCTGATCTGCCTGCCCCCTGCGCGGCATGTGATACCTCCAGGCACCAAGTGTGAGATCGCAGGCTGGAGTGAGACCAAAG GTACAGGGGACAATGCAGTCCTAAACGTGGCCTCACTGAATGTCATCTCCAACCAGGAATGTAATGTCAAACACCGAGGACGAGTACACGAGAGTGAGATGTGCACTGAGGGACTGTTGGCTCCTGTGGGTGCCTGTGAG GGTGACTACGGGGGCCCACTTGCCTGCTTTACCCATGACTGCTGGGTCCTGGAGGGAATCATAATCCCCAACCAAGTGTGTGCACGGCCCCGCTGGCCAGCCATCTTCATGCGTGTCTCTGTGTTTGTGGACTGGATTCACAAGGTCATGAGGCTGGGCTAG
- the MST1 gene encoding hepatocyte growth factor-like protein isoform X1, with product MRPWWVTVQPPARRMGWLPLLLLLTQCSGAPGQRSPLNDFQVLRGMELQHLLHAVGPRPWQEDVADAEECAGRCGPLLDCRAFHYNVSSHGCQLLPWTQHSPHTRLQRSGRCDLFQKKDYVRTCIMDNGVKYRGTVAITTAGLPCQRWSHRFPNDHKYTPTLRNGLEENFCRNPDGDPGGPWCYTTDPAVRFQSCGIKSCREAACVWCNGEDYRGAVDRTESGRECQRWDLQHPHAHPFEPGKFLDKDLDDNYCRNPDGSERPWCYTTDPQTEREFCDLPLCGSETQPRHEATTLDCFRGKGEGYRGTANTTAAGVPCQRWDAQNPHQHRFLPEKYACKDLRENFCRNPDGSEAPWCFTSRPGMRVAFCYQIRRCADDVRPEDCYRGAGEWYRGSVSKTRKGVTCQRWSAETPHKPQFTPTSAPHAQLEENFCRNPDRDSHGPWCYTTDPGTPFDYCALRRCDDDKPPSILEPPVQMLFEKCGKRVAHLDEWRSKLRMVGGQPGNSPWTVSLRNRQGQHFCGGSLVKEQWVLTARQCFSSCHVPLMGYEVWLGTLFQNPQPGEPDLQQVPVAKMVCGPSGSQLVLLKLERPVTLNQHVALICLPPARHVIPPGTKCEIAGWSETKGTGDNAVLNVASLNVISNQECNVKHRGRVHESEMCTEGLLAPVGACEGDYGGPLACFTHDCWVLEGIIIPNQVCARPRWPAIFMRVSVFVDWIHKVMRLG from the exons ATGAGGCCTTGGTGGGTCACAGTGCAGCCTCCGGCCAGGAGAATGGGGTGGCTCCCACTACTGCTGCTTCTGACCCAGTGCTCAGGGGCCCCTG GGCAGCGCTCGCCCTTGAATGACTTCCAGGTGCTCCGGGGTATGGAGCTGCAACACCTGCTACATGCAGTGGGGCCCAGGCCTTGGCAAGAGGACGTGGCAGATGCTGAGGAGTGTGCAGGGCGTTGTGGGCCCCTACTGGACTGCAG GGCTTTCCACTACAACGTGAGCAGCCATGGTTGCCAACTGCTGCCATGGACTCAGCACTCACCCCATACACGGCTGCAGCGTTCTGGGCGCTGCGATCTCTTCCAAAAGAAAG ACTATGTGCGGACCTGCATCATGGACAATGGTGTCAAGTATCGGGGCACTGTGGCCATCACCACGGCTGGCCTACCCTGCCAGCGCTGGAGCCACAGGTTCCCCAATGATCACAA GTACACACCCACACTCCGAAATGGCTTGGAGGAGAACTTCTGCCGCAACCCTGACGGGGACCCGGGAGGTCCCTGGTGCTACACGACAGACCCTGCCGTGCGCTTCCAGAGCTGCGGCATCAAGTCGTGCCGGGAGG CTGCTTGCGTTTGGTGCAATGGCGAGGATTACCGCGGCGCAGTGGACCGCACCGAGTCAGGACGCGAGTGTCAGCGTTGGGACCTGCAGCACCCGCACGCGCACCCCTTTGAGCCGGGCAA GTTCCTTGACAAAGATCTGGACGACAACTATTGTCGGAATCCGGACGGCTCGGAGCGGCCGTGGTGCTATACCACAGACCCGCAGACGGAGCGAGAGTTCTGCGACCTCCCCCTCTGCG GGTCCGAGACACAGCCACGCCACGAAGCCACGACCCTTGACTGCTTCCGCGGGAAGGGCGAGGGCTATCGGGGCACGGCCAACACTACCGCCGCGGGCGTGCCCTGCCAGCGTTGGGACGCGCAGAACCCGCATCAGCATCGCTTTTTGCCGGAGAAATACGCGTGCAA GGACCTTCGGGAGAACTTCTGCCGGAACCCCGACGGCTCGGAGGCGCCCTGGTGCTTCACATCACGGCCTGGCATGCGCGTGGCCTTCTGCTACCAGATCCGGCGCTGCGCCGACGACGTGCGGCCCGAGG ACTGCTACCGCGGCGCGGGGGAGTGGTACCGCGGCTCGGTCAGCAAGACCCGCAAGGGCGTAACGTGCCAGCGCTGGTCCGCGGAGACGCCGCACAAGCCGCA GTTCACGCCCACCTCTGCCCCGCACGCCCAACTGGAGGAGAACTTCTGCCGGAACCCGGACAGGGATAGCCATGGACCCTGGTGCTACACTACTGACCCGGGGACTCCATTCGACTACTGTGCACTGCGGCGCTGCG ATGATGACAAACCACCGTCCATCTTGGAGCCCCCAG TCCAGATGCTGTTTGAGAAGTGTGGCAAGAGGGTGGCTCACCTGGATGAGTGGCGCTCCAAGCTGCGTATGGTGGGAGGCCAGCCGGGGAACTCTCCCTGGACAGTCAGCTTGCGCAACCG GCAGGGCCAGCATTTCTGCGGGGGGTCCCTAGTGAAGGAGCAGTGGGTACTGACTGCCCGGCAGTGCTTCTCCTCCTG CCATGTGCCTCTCATGGGCTATGAGGTGTGGCTGGGCACCCTATTCCAGAACCCGCAGCCTGGGGAGCCAGACCTGCAGCAGGTCCCAGTGGCCAAGATGGTGTGTGGGCCCTCAGGCTCCCAACTTGTTCTGCTTAAGCTGGAGAG ACCTGTGACCCTGAACCAGCACGTGGCCCTGATCTGCCTGCCCCCTGCGCGGCATGTGATACCTCCAGGCACCAAGTGTGAGATCGCAGGCTGGAGTGAGACCAAAG GTACAGGGGACAATGCAGTCCTAAACGTGGCCTCACTGAATGTCATCTCCAACCAGGAATGTAATGTCAAACACCGAGGACGAGTACACGAGAGTGAGATGTGCACTGAGGGACTGTTGGCTCCTGTGGGTGCCTGTGAG GGTGACTACGGGGGCCCACTTGCCTGCTTTACCCATGACTGCTGGGTCCTGGAGGGAATCATAATCCCCAACCAAGTGTGTGCACGGCCCCGCTGGCCAGCCATCTTCATGCGTGTCTCTGTGTTTGTGGACTGGATTCACAAGGTCATGAGGCTGGGCTAG
- the MST1 gene encoding hepatocyte growth factor-like protein isoform X2, which produces MRPWWVTVQPPARRMGWLPLLLLLTQCSGAPGQRSPLNDFQVLRGMELQHLLHAVGPRPWQEDVADAEECAGRCGPLLDCRAFHYNVSSHGCQLLPWTQHSPHTRLQRSGRCDLFQKKDYVRTCIMDNGVKYRGTVAITTAGLPCQRWSHRFPNDHKYTPTLRNGLEENFCRNPDGDPGGPWCYTTDPAVRFQSCGIKSCREAACVWCNGEDYRGAVDRTESGRECQRWDLQHPHAHPFEPGKFLDKDLDDNYCRNPDGSERPWCYTTDPQTEREFCDLPLCGSETQPRHEATTLDCFRGKGEGYRGTANTTAAGVPCQRWDAQNPHQHRFLPEKYACKDLRENFCRNPDGSEAPWCFTSRPGMRVAFCYQIRRCADDVRPEDCYRGAGEWYRGSVSKTRKGVTCQRWSAETPHKPQFTPTSAPHAQLEENFCRNPDRDSHGPWCYTTDPGTPFDYCALRRCVRVSCGPSHPPVQMLFEKCGKRVAHLDEWRSKLRMVGGQPGNSPWTVSLRNRQGQHFCGGSLVKEQWVLTARQCFSSCHVPLMGYEVWLGTLFQNPQPGEPDLQQVPVAKMVCGPSGSQLVLLKLERPVTLNQHVALICLPPARHVIPPGTKCEIAGWSETKGTGDNAVLNVASLNVISNQECNVKHRGRVHESEMCTEGLLAPVGACEGDYGGPLACFTHDCWVLEGIIIPNQVCARPRWPAIFMRVSVFVDWIHKVMRLG; this is translated from the exons ATGAGGCCTTGGTGGGTCACAGTGCAGCCTCCGGCCAGGAGAATGGGGTGGCTCCCACTACTGCTGCTTCTGACCCAGTGCTCAGGGGCCCCTG GGCAGCGCTCGCCCTTGAATGACTTCCAGGTGCTCCGGGGTATGGAGCTGCAACACCTGCTACATGCAGTGGGGCCCAGGCCTTGGCAAGAGGACGTGGCAGATGCTGAGGAGTGTGCAGGGCGTTGTGGGCCCCTACTGGACTGCAG GGCTTTCCACTACAACGTGAGCAGCCATGGTTGCCAACTGCTGCCATGGACTCAGCACTCACCCCATACACGGCTGCAGCGTTCTGGGCGCTGCGATCTCTTCCAAAAGAAAG ACTATGTGCGGACCTGCATCATGGACAATGGTGTCAAGTATCGGGGCACTGTGGCCATCACCACGGCTGGCCTACCCTGCCAGCGCTGGAGCCACAGGTTCCCCAATGATCACAA GTACACACCCACACTCCGAAATGGCTTGGAGGAGAACTTCTGCCGCAACCCTGACGGGGACCCGGGAGGTCCCTGGTGCTACACGACAGACCCTGCCGTGCGCTTCCAGAGCTGCGGCATCAAGTCGTGCCGGGAGG CTGCTTGCGTTTGGTGCAATGGCGAGGATTACCGCGGCGCAGTGGACCGCACCGAGTCAGGACGCGAGTGTCAGCGTTGGGACCTGCAGCACCCGCACGCGCACCCCTTTGAGCCGGGCAA GTTCCTTGACAAAGATCTGGACGACAACTATTGTCGGAATCCGGACGGCTCGGAGCGGCCGTGGTGCTATACCACAGACCCGCAGACGGAGCGAGAGTTCTGCGACCTCCCCCTCTGCG GGTCCGAGACACAGCCACGCCACGAAGCCACGACCCTTGACTGCTTCCGCGGGAAGGGCGAGGGCTATCGGGGCACGGCCAACACTACCGCCGCGGGCGTGCCCTGCCAGCGTTGGGACGCGCAGAACCCGCATCAGCATCGCTTTTTGCCGGAGAAATACGCGTGCAA GGACCTTCGGGAGAACTTCTGCCGGAACCCCGACGGCTCGGAGGCGCCCTGGTGCTTCACATCACGGCCTGGCATGCGCGTGGCCTTCTGCTACCAGATCCGGCGCTGCGCCGACGACGTGCGGCCCGAGG ACTGCTACCGCGGCGCGGGGGAGTGGTACCGCGGCTCGGTCAGCAAGACCCGCAAGGGCGTAACGTGCCAGCGCTGGTCCGCGGAGACGCCGCACAAGCCGCA GTTCACGCCCACCTCTGCCCCGCACGCCCAACTGGAGGAGAACTTCTGCCGGAACCCGGACAGGGATAGCCATGGACCCTGGTGCTACACTACTGACCCGGGGACTCCATTCGACTACTGTGCACTGCGGCGCTGCG TCAGGGTTTCATGCGGCCCATCCCATCCACCAGTCCAGATGCTGTTTGAGAAGTGTGGCAAGAGGGTGGCTCACCTGGATGAGTGGCGCTCCAAGCTGCGTATGGTGGGAGGCCAGCCGGGGAACTCTCCCTGGACAGTCAGCTTGCGCAACCG GCAGGGCCAGCATTTCTGCGGGGGGTCCCTAGTGAAGGAGCAGTGGGTACTGACTGCCCGGCAGTGCTTCTCCTCCTG CCATGTGCCTCTCATGGGCTATGAGGTGTGGCTGGGCACCCTATTCCAGAACCCGCAGCCTGGGGAGCCAGACCTGCAGCAGGTCCCAGTGGCCAAGATGGTGTGTGGGCCCTCAGGCTCCCAACTTGTTCTGCTTAAGCTGGAGAG ACCTGTGACCCTGAACCAGCACGTGGCCCTGATCTGCCTGCCCCCTGCGCGGCATGTGATACCTCCAGGCACCAAGTGTGAGATCGCAGGCTGGAGTGAGACCAAAG GTACAGGGGACAATGCAGTCCTAAACGTGGCCTCACTGAATGTCATCTCCAACCAGGAATGTAATGTCAAACACCGAGGACGAGTACACGAGAGTGAGATGTGCACTGAGGGACTGTTGGCTCCTGTGGGTGCCTGTGAG GGTGACTACGGGGGCCCACTTGCCTGCTTTACCCATGACTGCTGGGTCCTGGAGGGAATCATAATCCCCAACCAAGTGTGTGCACGGCCCCGCTGGCCAGCCATCTTCATGCGTGTCTCTGTGTTTGTGGACTGGATTCACAAGGTCATGAGGCTGGGCTAG
- the MST1 gene encoding hepatocyte growth factor-like protein isoform X4, with amino-acid sequence MRPWWVTVQPPARRMGWLPLLLLLTQCSGAPGQRSPLNDFQVLRGMELQHLLHAVGPRPWQEDVADAEECAGRCGPLLDCRAFHYNVSSHGCQLLPWTQHSPHTRLQRSGRCDLFQKKDYVRTCIMDNGVKYRGTVAITTAGLPCQRWSHRFPNDHKYTPTLRNGLEENFCRNPDGDPGGPWCYTTDPAVRFQSCGIKSCREAACVWCNGEDYRGAVDRTESGRECQRWDLQHPHAHPFEPGKFLDKDLDDNYCRNPDGSERPWCYTTDPQTEREFCDLPLCGSETQPRHEATTLDCFRGKGEGYRGTANTTAAGVPCQRWDAQNPHQHRFLPEKYACKDLRENFCRNPDGSEAPWCFTSRPGMRVAFCYQIRRCADDVRPEDCYRGAGEWYRGSVSKTRKGVTCQRWSAETPHKPQFTPTSAPHAQLEENFCRNPDRDSHGPWCYTTDPGTPFDYCALRRCVRVSCGPSHPPVQMLFEKCGKRVAHLDEWRSKLRMVGGQPGNSPWTVSLRNRHVPLMGYEVWLGTLFQNPQPGEPDLQQVPVAKMVCGPSGSQLVLLKLERPVTLNQHVALICLPPARHVIPPGTKCEIAGWSETKGTGDNAVLNVASLNVISNQECNVKHRGRVHESEMCTEGLLAPVGACEGDYGGPLACFTHDCWVLEGIIIPNQVCARPRWPAIFMRVSVFVDWIHKVMRLG; translated from the exons ATGAGGCCTTGGTGGGTCACAGTGCAGCCTCCGGCCAGGAGAATGGGGTGGCTCCCACTACTGCTGCTTCTGACCCAGTGCTCAGGGGCCCCTG GGCAGCGCTCGCCCTTGAATGACTTCCAGGTGCTCCGGGGTATGGAGCTGCAACACCTGCTACATGCAGTGGGGCCCAGGCCTTGGCAAGAGGACGTGGCAGATGCTGAGGAGTGTGCAGGGCGTTGTGGGCCCCTACTGGACTGCAG GGCTTTCCACTACAACGTGAGCAGCCATGGTTGCCAACTGCTGCCATGGACTCAGCACTCACCCCATACACGGCTGCAGCGTTCTGGGCGCTGCGATCTCTTCCAAAAGAAAG ACTATGTGCGGACCTGCATCATGGACAATGGTGTCAAGTATCGGGGCACTGTGGCCATCACCACGGCTGGCCTACCCTGCCAGCGCTGGAGCCACAGGTTCCCCAATGATCACAA GTACACACCCACACTCCGAAATGGCTTGGAGGAGAACTTCTGCCGCAACCCTGACGGGGACCCGGGAGGTCCCTGGTGCTACACGACAGACCCTGCCGTGCGCTTCCAGAGCTGCGGCATCAAGTCGTGCCGGGAGG CTGCTTGCGTTTGGTGCAATGGCGAGGATTACCGCGGCGCAGTGGACCGCACCGAGTCAGGACGCGAGTGTCAGCGTTGGGACCTGCAGCACCCGCACGCGCACCCCTTTGAGCCGGGCAA GTTCCTTGACAAAGATCTGGACGACAACTATTGTCGGAATCCGGACGGCTCGGAGCGGCCGTGGTGCTATACCACAGACCCGCAGACGGAGCGAGAGTTCTGCGACCTCCCCCTCTGCG GGTCCGAGACACAGCCACGCCACGAAGCCACGACCCTTGACTGCTTCCGCGGGAAGGGCGAGGGCTATCGGGGCACGGCCAACACTACCGCCGCGGGCGTGCCCTGCCAGCGTTGGGACGCGCAGAACCCGCATCAGCATCGCTTTTTGCCGGAGAAATACGCGTGCAA GGACCTTCGGGAGAACTTCTGCCGGAACCCCGACGGCTCGGAGGCGCCCTGGTGCTTCACATCACGGCCTGGCATGCGCGTGGCCTTCTGCTACCAGATCCGGCGCTGCGCCGACGACGTGCGGCCCGAGG ACTGCTACCGCGGCGCGGGGGAGTGGTACCGCGGCTCGGTCAGCAAGACCCGCAAGGGCGTAACGTGCCAGCGCTGGTCCGCGGAGACGCCGCACAAGCCGCA GTTCACGCCCACCTCTGCCCCGCACGCCCAACTGGAGGAGAACTTCTGCCGGAACCCGGACAGGGATAGCCATGGACCCTGGTGCTACACTACTGACCCGGGGACTCCATTCGACTACTGTGCACTGCGGCGCTGCG TCAGGGTTTCATGCGGCCCATCCCATCCACCAGTCCAGATGCTGTTTGAGAAGTGTGGCAAGAGGGTGGCTCACCTGGATGAGTGGCGCTCCAAGCTGCGTATGGTGGGAGGCCAGCCGGGGAACTCTCCCTGGACAGTCAGCTTGCGCAACCG CCATGTGCCTCTCATGGGCTATGAGGTGTGGCTGGGCACCCTATTCCAGAACCCGCAGCCTGGGGAGCCAGACCTGCAGCAGGTCCCAGTGGCCAAGATGGTGTGTGGGCCCTCAGGCTCCCAACTTGTTCTGCTTAAGCTGGAGAG ACCTGTGACCCTGAACCAGCACGTGGCCCTGATCTGCCTGCCCCCTGCGCGGCATGTGATACCTCCAGGCACCAAGTGTGAGATCGCAGGCTGGAGTGAGACCAAAG GTACAGGGGACAATGCAGTCCTAAACGTGGCCTCACTGAATGTCATCTCCAACCAGGAATGTAATGTCAAACACCGAGGACGAGTACACGAGAGTGAGATGTGCACTGAGGGACTGTTGGCTCCTGTGGGTGCCTGTGAG GGTGACTACGGGGGCCCACTTGCCTGCTTTACCCATGACTGCTGGGTCCTGGAGGGAATCATAATCCCCAACCAAGTGTGTGCACGGCCCCGCTGGCCAGCCATCTTCATGCGTGTCTCTGTGTTTGTGGACTGGATTCACAAGGTCATGAGGCTGGGCTAG